CGTGTTAAAGTCACGGTCACGACTGCTGAACGTAGTTACTTTGATGAATGCGATTTACAAGTCGGCATCAACTCACTGTTGGGACTCATGATGGCGACCAGTGGTTGCCCGGTCTTAAAAGAGCTGGGCGCGATGGCTAGTTTTCATATACCCTTTTGCACGACTCGTCAAACTCTGCACCGGACGGTAGGCTCGTATTTAGTGAAGCAATATTTCAAACAGCGGCGTGGCGAAGAGGCGGACTGGGAGTTTAAGGAGCTCAAGGAACTATACAGCGTGCTCGAAGGCTTGAATCAGGATTTCTCTAAGCGTATACAGTCCTCTGCCACCAGCGATGCGCTGACCAATGCGATTATCATGTTCTTGGCCACCTCGGTGGTCGTGGCCAGTTCCTTGGACGATCAACTGGCCCGGCATGAAGCTTATTTGACCAATTCGCCCAACCTGTAGTGATTGGGACTTGTTGGAGACGATGTGCTTCGCAGAGCGGCGTCTTCCTTTATACTAAAAGACACACCGCGCCTCCCACGAGCAGCGCCGTATCCACCAGCACTCGAAAGGTTTCGATGTCGATCCGCTGGCGCCAGTGCTGCAGTAATCCTAGCAGCGCGAAGCTCAAGGCCAGTCCCTGCCATAAATCGACGCCGCTCAAGATGACCAGTCCCGCGCCGATCCAGGCCAGCGGGCTCAACCAGCGCTCCGCCACCAAGGTCGCGATCGAGTGCACCCGCATCTTCGAGTCGACGTGTTTTTCTTTGGCACCGATGATGAGGCAGTTGAGCAGACAGAGAAAGGCAAATGCCTCGAAGAAGCCCGCCGACACAGGCGTGGGGAGAAAAATAGCGACCCCGCCCGCGTAGATTAATGCCACGCAGATCTCCTTTGGAAAGAAGCGGCGCGAGAGCTTTTGATTCAATAAGGTGTAGATCAAGCAAATGGCTAGCAGTAGAGCGCCGTGTTTCAGCTGCATCCTCGTCAGTTGCGTGGCTAATAGCAGGTCGGCGCCGAGTGCGACAAACCATACGCGCCAGAGTTGCGAGGCATAGCGCTTTGAAAAACGATGTCGGATCGAGAGTAGAGCCGGTGCGTCGCGCGACTTTACATCGTAGAGTCGATCCGCCACATAAGTCAGCCAGACGGAGAGCCCCAGCACTGCATGTGCTGCCCAGCCGATATCAAGATCATGCACACGTTCCAAGGCGATGAGCCACAGCGCAGCGATCAGCGCCGCGTCGAGCGCCAGCACATTCGGGCATTGCCAGGTTTTCGGGTATGGATTCATCTTGGTCAGATTCAGAGTCGTAGAAGAAATGGCGAGTCACCGGGGACGGGGCGAGGCTAAGCGCACAAAGAGCTTGATTTTAACCGGTTCTCCGTAGCCTCGGTTCTTTGAACCGGGGGGCTAGGCGAGGCTCAAGTAAGCTTGCGCGATTCAATATTTGCAATGCGCATCATCCCTCGCACACTCAAGCACCATGCCAGCCGCTCCTGCGCACAGTTCCATCGCGACCAAACCGAAACGCTCGAAGATCGGGCCGCTTGCTTTGGCGCTTTTGATTCAGGCGGGCTTGCTCTTTCTTGCGGTATTTGTCGTGGTGCTGGTGCCCGAGTTTAAGTCCGATCCCGAGTTTGTTGCGCGTAAGAAGATCTATCTCCCGCAAAAAGAACTGGAGCACAAAGTCGCGCTGGCCGAATTTCAAAATGCTGCCAGCTCGCCCATGCAGCTAGAGCGCATCAGCACTCAAGCACTGTTGCCCGATGCCATGCCAGCGCTGCCGCAAATGCCAAAGAGTGACTTTAACCCGATCGAGCGCAACCCTGCCGCCCTCCAGTCCGATTCCCTGTTGGGGCAGTCCGGCGTACTGGGTGCCTTGCAGGGGCTCCAAACTGGCAGTTCCTCCGCTTCACTTTTCGGGATCGAAGACTCGGGGCAGCGCATTCTCATTCTCTTCGACAACAGTGCCAGCGTCTGGAATAAAGCGAGTCAGGCAGGCGTCAGCACGATGCGCTTTGTTCAAGAGCTGTCTACGCTGATTGACGGGCTTAATGCGAATACCCAATTCGCTCTGGTGCCCTTTTCCCGCAGTGTAGGGAGCTTTCGCGACTATATGATCGCCGGCGGTGCGCGTAACAAGCGTGCCGCGAAAGCGTGGATCACTGAGAAAGTGCGCACTCAGTCGCTGATGACTCAGCTGCCCCATGCGGCAGATGGTGTGCAGGGCGCTTTTATGGTGGCTTTTCAAATGGAGCCCGACGTGATTTTTCTCGTTTCCGATGCCGACTTCCAGCGTAATATTCCGAAGCAGGGGGATGTTCCATGGGACGAGCTCGAACGCACCTTGCGTGATTTGACCCGTGAGTATGGCATCGAGCCCCGCATCCATTTTATAGGATTTCAAGTCGAGCCTGAAGCGGCCGCTTCAATGGAAAAAATCACTCGTCGTTATAAGGGGAAATTTCAAAAGTTGTGATCCTTACGTGCGTCTTCCAAGTCTGTGGCGAATTGTTTGACGATGCCGGCCCAGCCTAAGTTTTCGGCGGTGATACGCGCCTGAGCCCGGATGCTTGGCCAGTTGGCTTGGTCTGCGAGTGCGCGGTCGGTGGCTTTTAGAAATGCGGGGCTATCATCGAAGGGGGCGAGGAAGCCGTTGCTGCCGTCTTCAATGTAGCGGCCGGGCGCCGCGTAGTCGTAGGCGAGAGTGACGAGCCCGGAGGCCATTGCTTCGGTCACGACATTGCCGAAGGTCTCGGTCACGCTGGGAAAGACAAAGAGGTCGGCGGAGGCGTAGTGGCGGGCGAGGTCTTCGCCTTTTTGCATGCCGGCAAAAATGAAGTCGGGGTGCGCCTTTTCCAGCTTTGCGCGCTCGGGGCCGTCGCCTACGAACACGCAGGCGGCTGCGGGGTGGCGTCGCTTGATTTGCTGAAAGGCTTGGGCGGCGAGGGGAATGTTTTTCTCTGCGGCCAGGCGGCTGACGAAGAGCGCGACGATGCCGTGCTCGTCCACGCCCCAGCGTTGGCGCAGGGCGGCGTCGCGTTTTGTTGGGTTGAAGAGTTCGGTGTCTACGCCGCGACCGAGCAGGCGAGTGCCCTGGATGCCCATGGCTTTGAGCCGTTCGATGACGTCTTGTGAGGGGGCGAAGGTGCGGCGGGTTTTGTTATGTGTTTTCCGTAGGAAGCCTTGCACCATCTTTTCCAGAATGGGCAGTTTGTAGTGCTTCATGTATTCGTGGAAATTGGTGTGAAAGCCGGAGACGATTGGGATGCCTAGGTCAGCGGCGGCTTTGATGGAGGATTGCCCCAGCGGCCCTTCGGTGCCCGCGTAGATGATGTCGGGCTTTTCCCGGGCCCAGAGTTCGCGCAGCTTGCGACGGCAGGGCAGGCCAAAGCGTAAGCCATCGTAGCCGGGCAGCGGTAGTCCGCTGACGATGGTTTCGTCGTTATAGTGCGCATTTTGGGCCTCTGAGCTCTGGCGGGGGCGCACGATGCTGACGCTGTGGCCCTGTTTGCGCAGTTCGCCACTGATGCGGTGCAAGGTCATAGCGACGCCGTTGACCTCGGGCGGATAGGTTTCGGTGACGATGCAAATTTTCATTTTAAAAGTGATAACATTGTAAACGCGCGCTTCGGGCTCGCGTGGCACCCGTGTGGCTACGTGGTTGCCATGCTCGGATTGAAGCGCAAGTGTTCGATAAGCGCGATCAATAGACAAGTCGAGAAGCGCACGTCACACCAATGAAACAATCATTACATATCATTACAGGACCCACCGCAGTGGGAAAAACGGAATATGCACTCACGTATGCAGTCGCGCATGATGCTGAGATTGTTTCGTGCGATGCCTCACTGGTGTATCAGGGCATGGACATTGGCACTGCCAAGCCGTCTAAGCAAGAGTTGGCGCGGGTGCCACACCATCTGATTGACTTAAATCCAGTTAATGAGCCTTACGATATCGTGGCTTATGTGCGTGATGCGCGGGCGGCTGTTGATGATATCTTTAGCCGCGGCAAATCAGTCGTGGTGACCGGGGGAAGTGGATTTTATTTAAAGAGCTTTTTTGCGCCAGTGATCGATGTCGTGAAAGTCAGCGATACGGTGCGCTCTCAAGTGGCGGACCTGTATGAAGCGCAGGGATTAGCAGGGCTGTTGGCTGAGCTGTGGGCGCGGAGTCCGCAAGGAGTGGGGAATTTAGATGT
The nucleotide sequence above comes from Coraliomargarita algicola. Encoded proteins:
- a CDS encoding glycosyltransferase family 4 protein, with product MKICIVTETYPPEVNGVAMTLHRISGELRKQGHSVSIVRPRQSSEAQNAHYNDETIVSGLPLPGYDGLRFGLPCRRKLRELWAREKPDIIYAGTEGPLGQSSIKAAADLGIPIVSGFHTNFHEYMKHYKLPILEKMVQGFLRKTHNKTRRTFAPSQDVIERLKAMGIQGTRLLGRGVDTELFNPTKRDAALRQRWGVDEHGIVALFVSRLAAEKNIPLAAQAFQQIKRRHPAAACVFVGDGPERAKLEKAHPDFIFAGMQKGEDLARHYASADLFVFPSVTETFGNVVTEAMASGLVTLAYDYAAPGRYIEDGSNGFLAPFDDSPAFLKATDRALADQANWPSIRAQARITAENLGWAGIVKQFATDLEDARKDHNF
- a CDS encoding DUF6901 family protein, whose amino-acid sequence is MDSEHVVYRFELKDREIEFNVATRPGQVDKDEAHPEWARLGYKQCKCCPLKESECAYCPAATRINEVIEAFADSQSIERVKVTVTTAERSYFDECDLQVGINSLLGLMMATSGCPVLKELGAMASFHIPFCTTRQTLHRTVGSYLVKQYFKQRRGEEADWEFKELKELYSVLEGLNQDFSKRIQSSATSDALTNAIIMFLATSVVVASSLDDQLARHEAYLTNSPNL
- the miaA gene encoding tRNA (adenosine(37)-N6)-dimethylallyltransferase MiaA; this translates as MKQSLHIITGPTAVGKTEYALTYAVAHDAEIVSCDASLVYQGMDIGTAKPSKQELARVPHHLIDLNPVNEPYDIVAYVRDARAAVDDIFSRGKSVVVTGGSGFYLKSFFAPVIDVVKVSDTVRSQVADLYEAQGLAGLLAELWARSPQGVGNLDVKNPRRVLRALERCIASGKDLPTLQAEFAARPEPYGDCSKRYILLGRDKENLKQRVAHRAESMLQYGLIEEVEGLLALGIRDNPSAASAIGYRETISFLEGKLQREELLPAIVQNTLHLVKKQGTWFRTQIPRPDETVFF